The DNA window GACGGCTGGAGAAGATCATCCATCGCTGCATGGAGAAGGACCCGGCGAATCGCTACGCGGACGTCGCTGCACTCACCCGCGACCTCCGGGCGCTGGCGCCGCCCCGAGCACGTCCGTCGATCGATCGCGTGCATGCCATCTACCGGAACGCCGGCATGTCGGAGGCCGATCTCGGGATCGCGCCCGTCGGCCGGCGGAGGGGCATTTTCGTGGCCGTCGCGGCGGGCTCGCTGGTGGCGGGCATCATCGCGGCGTTCGCATGGAGCGGCCTCACCACGAAGCCGTCGGAGGCTCCTGCTCCAGCGCTCGAAAGCGCCGACCATGCCGACAGCGCCGACCGCGTAGAGGTCGGAGAGGTGCCAGCGCCTCCCTCTCCACTCGAACCGAGCGCTCAGCCTTCGGCGCTTGCCCTCCCTGCGAAGGCGGCGGACATCTCGCCGGCGACGAAGTCCCCCGAGGCGAGATCCGCGGCGACCAGTGGGCCAGCGCCAGCGCCCACGCTCGGCGCTGGCTTGCCTGCCGCCATCGGCAGACCCGCAGCGCCGGTGGTTCCTTCCACCGTCGCCCCCTCCGCCGCCAGGGCCTCGGAGCCCAACTCACCCCCTTCGCCCTCGGCCTCCACGCCGTTCCTCTACAACAAGGCACCCCTCAAGAAATGGTGATCTCCAGGCGATGGCTCCTGGGTCACGCGTGGCCCCTCGCGCTCTCCGTACTCTTCGCACCAGGCGTCTCCGGCTGTGGTGTCGAGCAGGGCGAGCTCATGGTCGCCCTGGAGACCGATCTCATCATTCCCAAGGACATCGACGAGGTCTCCCTGGAAGTCCTCGCGGGTGGCCAGGTGCGGTTCGCGGCGAGCTTTCCTTCCTCGGGCGATGAACTGCGGCTTCCGGGCACCCTGGGCGTCGTCGTCGATGACCCCTCAGACCGCCTCACGGTCCGAGCGACGGCGTTCGCCAGAGGCACCCGGCGCATCACCCGGCAGAGCGTGACCCGCGCACCTGACGACGGCGTGGGGCTCCTCCGGCTGCCGCTCTCCTGGCTGTGCGACGGCGTGAGCTGCGAAGCGGCGGGCGGACCGGCCGACTCGCAGAACGTGCAGACCTGCGACGTCGGTCAGTGCGTGCCGGCGAGCGTCGAGGTGGCGAACCTTCCTGCTTACGATCCGGCAGATGTGTTCGGCGGAGGGACGGGGACGGAGGACGGCACCTGCTTCGACGTGGCACGCTGCTTCGCGTCCCCGGTATTCCGGGACCTCGATCCCGACACCTGTACCGTCGACGCTTCCGCTGGCGTCGCGGTCGCAGTGCAGACCGAAGGAGACGGGGCATGCAACCAGCAGGGCTGCTTCGTTCCGCTGCGCGCGTCTCAGGTCGTTCCCGTCGCGGGGGGCACGGCGCTCGCGCTCCCGGCAACCCTGTGCGCGCGCCTCACGGCCAGGCGCGTGGTAGGCGTCGCCATCTCCCACACCTGCGCGTCGTGGTCCGAGACGCAGCCAGTCTGCGGTCCCTGGGCCTCCGCCGCGAGTGAGAGCTTCTCGCCGACGACGCCGGTCACACTGGCCGGCGGTCAGCAGCAGCCCCAGTCTCTGTTCCTCCACGAAGAGCACGTCTACTGGACGAACAAAGGCGGGCGCGCTTCGAATGGCGAGGTGAAGCGTGTTCCACGCGCCGGCGGGAGGGCCGAGCGCCTGGCCTCGACGCAGGCGCAGCCGTCGGGGGTCGCGGTCTTCGAGCCCGGCGGGGGTGAGGCGACGCGTGTCGCCTGGCTGAACGAAGCGAACGACGCAATCCTCAGCAAACCCGTGCTCGGCGGTGGGTCACCGACCCGCCTTGCGGGGCGCGAGGGGACGCGTGGCGATCTCTTCCTCCTCACGAAGACCGACACGTCGACGGTCGACAGGCTTTACTGGACCACCTCGCTCGGCTTCGTCATGACGGTTCCCGCAAAAGGTGGACAGGTCGAGGTGCTCGCCTCGGGCGAGCAGGATCCGAGTTCCATCTCCGCAGTCGACGATGGCGTCCTCTGGCTCGCGCGCGGTGAGCAGGCGATCCGCGGGTTCATGAACGGAGGGACATTTCACGTCGTCGACGTGGAAGGTGTCCCGAACCGTCTGGCGGTCGACGCCACGCATGCCTACTGGACCGTTGGCGGCGTGCCGGGCCAGGCCAACGGCAAGGTGATGAGAGTGCGCTGGCAGGGCGAACCCTTGATCCCCATGCCCGAGGTGATCGCCGAGGGGCAGGATTATCCGTACGCCATCGCCGTGGATGGCGCCGACGTGTACTGGACGACCTGGGGCGATGGAGCGCTCCGACGTGCGGCCCTGGATGGCAGCGAGATACAGACGCTGGTGAGAGGGGAACCTCACCCGACGGCACTCGCGGTGGATCCTTCGCACGTGTACTGGCTCAGCGCGGGCACGTCTCGGGCCGGCTTTGCGGACGGCGCTGTCCGACGGGTCTCACGAGACCGCACGCCCTAGCGGGCACGCTGGACGAGGAAGAGACATGGTCGACCCGGGTCAGGGGATGGTCAGCAAAAGAGGGCGGCTTGCGGTCGTGGCGTTGCTCGGGCTTGCGTCGCTGGGCGCAGGTGGCTTGCCCGAGTTCGGACCGGAGCGCACCGTCAGCGAAGAAAGCTGGAGAGACGAGGTGTCGGCGCGACGGTTCGTCACGGTCACCTCCGGCTCGGAAGGCTTCCTCGTTGGCTGGCGGGCTGGCCTCCCCGACGTCAGCGCCTCGGTGGCCCGCGCCATTCGCCTCGACTCCAGTGGGCAGCCCGTCGACGCCCACGAGTTCACCCTCAGTGCGAGGTCCGGTTATCAGGCTGGGGCGCCTGCCCTCGCCGCTGGCCACGATGAGTACCTGGCCCTCTGGCATGAACCCAACTTCCTCGGGGTCGCGGCTCAGAACTCGTTGCTCCGCGCCGCCCTCGTCCGACCTTCTCCCAGCCCGGGCGATGCCACCAGAAATCCGGTGATCGCGCGGTTCCCGGTCCACAACGGTAGCTGGGACAACGGCTCACTCGCTGTCGCATTCGACGACAGAGTGAACCGCTCGACGTCGAATCGATACCTGGTCGTCCATCGTGCTCACGAGGGGCTCGTCGCTCAGTGGATTGACCCGGTCACCCGGAGCGCAGGTCAGACGACTGTCCTTCGCGGCGCTCCTTTCCTCTCCTCGGGTTTCGGTGACCAGCTCGCCCTCGCTTGCGGGGCCGCAGGTTGTCTCGTCGTGTGGAAAGAGACCGACGAGAGCCACACGCGCGTCCTCGCGCGGACGATCGCCGTCCAGGATGCGCCGGATGCGCTCGGACCGGTGGTCGAAGCCTGGAACCCGCAGCCTGCTTCTCCGAGCACGCTCGAACTCTCCGCGGATGGTGACGACTATCTCCTCGCCATCGGGACGACGGCTCCCATGCTCGGCGTGATCCGTCTCGACAGTGGCGGCGCACCCCTGGCCATCCAGCCTGTACCCCTCCAGATGACGGGGTATGTCTTCGGCTCTGCGCTGGCGCGAAGCGAAGCACACCATCACCTGCTCGCCTGGCACGGCATGATCGGCGCGCTCCCGAGCGTTTTCTCGACCACCGTGAACACGGCATCGTCGAGCGAGCCGCCGATCGTCACCGATGTCCAGATCCCTGTCCTGAACGTCCACAACGAGTCCTTCGCGTCCGGTCTTGCCTGCTCCGTGCAGGGTCCTCGTTGCCTGCTTGGCTACGTTTCTGGCGAATGGGGGGACATGGGGCAGCTCTTCACGGTTCCTCTCACGCGCGATCGTGCAAGCGTCGATGGTCTCCCGCGGCAGGTCCCGGAGCGACCTGCGCTTCAGCGCGCGCCATCCGTCGCATGTGATCGGGCTGGTGCGTGTTTCTCCGTGTGGCACGAACCCGGGCAGATGACAGGCGGCAGCGGCGAAGTCGTTGGCGCGCTCCTCGACGGGACGAGCGGGGATCCTCTCGAGTTCGGGGTGGGGCCGGTGAACCTCTTCGGCGCCTCCTTCGTGTACGCCAAGCTCGCCGTGGCGGCGGCCCCAGCGCTTGGAACCTCGCACCGCTTTGCGGTCGCCTGGACCGGGACCCGCGACAATCGATGGCAGGACGAGGTCGGCGTGCTGGCGAGCCTTCTCAATGGCTCCCGAGAACCTGAACCCGTCACCATCATCCAGCCCAGCACCCAGAGAGTCTTTCAGGGGCCCGCGCTCACCGCGAGCGAGCGGTATTATCTCGTCGCCTGGGTCGAGCAGGTGAACGGCGAGGCCACGCGGCGATGCAAGGCTGCACGACTCGGTTTCGACGAAAACCCTGCGACGATCCCCAGTGTGCAGGTCTCCCTCGAACCGACGACCGGCGAGGACGCTGTGCCGATGGAGACTGCTCCCCTCGCGATCTACAATGGAAGAGACTTCGTCGTCGTCTGGGAAGCACGACGGGGCGGCCGGACATTTCTCTACGGGCAGCGGCTGACGACCGGAGGGGCGCAGTTGACCACCCTCGGAGAACCCTTCGAGCTCTTGGAGACCATACCGTCGGACGAGGGATCGGCGTTCGCTCTGGCCTCCGACGGCGAAGGCTCCTCTCTTCTCGTCTGGAACCAGGCAGATCCCAGCGGCTCGCTTCTGCATTCGCTCAAGGCAACTCGTTTCAGCTCCGTGGGGGACAGGCTCGAGACACCGTTCGTCATCAGTGAGGGACCGCGCGCCTTTCGGCCCCGCGCGGTTTTTGATGGCAACAGCTACCTCGTGACCTGGAGCGACGGTTCGGGAGACGGCGAGCTGATTCACGGCGCGTGGATAGGCAAGGATGGCAGGCGGCTCTCGCTGGAAAGCAGCCCGCTTTCACCTCACCCGAGCACGGATGCGGCCCCGGCCACCCCGCGTGAGCCGGCGCTCGCCAGTGCAGGTGGCGGCCGCACGATGCTCGTCACCGTCCGTGACCGCTTCGAAGATGAAACGGGCTACGTCGACATGGAACGGGTGAGGGCCATGTGGCTGGGCAGCCCCTGCAACTTCGAGATGCCGGAGGTGCTCTGCACCGCGACCCCCTGCATGGAAGCTGGCTGGTGCAACCCCGTCACCCGCCTCTGCGAAGCCCAGGTCCCCAAGCCCGACTTCACCGCCTGCGCAGGTGGCCTCTGCGTCGCTGGCGAGTGTGTCCAGCGGACGCCGGCTCCGCAGCCCGAGCCGCCGCCCCCTTCCCCCGACGCCGCATCTCCGACCGATGCGTCCGGGTGTGGCTGCCGGACCGCGGGTGATGCCGTCCCTGTCGCCCCATCGGCCCCCCTGACCCTCCTCGCCCTGCTCGGCCTGGGCCTCACCCGTCGCCGAGCGACATCATCCCGTCGCCGCCCGACGTCAGACCACCCGTGAGCCCGCGCGGCAGCCCATCCCCGCGCTGCCGCCCGCTCTCCCGACCTCGACCCGTGGCTCAGTGACGCTGTCGCTCCAGTGCCCGCAGCGCTGCCCGTGGCGTCGCCTGCGTGACCACCCCGGAGAGATCGGCGCCAAGGGTCACCAGCGTCTGCGCCACGGCCGGCCTGATCCCGGTGATCACCGCCTGCGCGCCCAGCAGGCCGATCGTCCGCACGATCCCGATGAGCCGCCCTGCCGTGCTCGTGTCCACCGTCTCGATCCCCGTCAGATCCAGGATCACGTGCTGCACCTGGTGATCGGTGATGGTCCGCAGCAGCCGCTCCGTCAGCGCCGCCGTCCGCTGTGCGTCCAGCTCGCCCACGAGCGGCACCCCGATCGCGGACGCCCCCATCTCCAGGATCGGCGCGGACAGCGTCATGATCTCCAGGTTCTGCGTCTGGATCACCGCCAGCCTTCGGTCCAGCTCCGCGGCCAGCGCCGCCTTCTCCTCGGCCTCGCGCTTCGCCTGTTCCACCGCGGCCGACAGCTCGCGCACGGCCTCGTCTCGGGCCTGCTCGGCGCGGTACCGCTCGGTGATGTCGATGCAGAAGCCCAGCACCTGGACCTCCCCCGAGCGCCGCTGGATCGGCCGCTTCGTCGTCTGCATGTGGTGCACCTCCCCGCTCCTGTGGGTGAAGCGATCCACCAGCGTTTTCTCGCGGCCCGTGCGGATCACCTCCGCGTCGACCCGCAGATACCCCTCGCCCTCCTCCCCCTCGTGGACGTCGATCTGGTTCCGCTGAAGGATCTCCTCCACCGTCGTCTCGTAGAGATCCGCGTACGCCTTGTTCACCATCACGTACCGACCCCGGCGATCCTTCAGGAAGAGCAGGCTCGGCATGGCGTCGATCACCGCCCGGAGCACCTCGTTTTCCTCCGCGATCGCGCGGTGGCGCGCCTCGTCCTCCCCCTCACCGAGTGGGCGCGCGTGGACCAGCGCTCGCGTCTCGGTGCCCGGCACCAGGATCACCGTGCAGCGATGGCTCGGCGCCGCCGCGCCCTGCGCCGCCACGACCACCTCGGCGCGCGCGAGCCGACCCTCCAGCACCGACACGACCGCCATCCGCAGGGAGCTCGGCAGCTCTCCCTGCGCTTCGGTGGGCAAGGCGCGTCGCCACGCGGCGTTGCGCTCGCAGAGGTTCAGGTCACGGTCGAGGAGAGCGATGGGTTCGGGGAAGAGTTCGAGGACGACGTCCATGATGATGTGACAGGGCTGCAGCGAGAAGAATCGTCGAGAGTCCTTGCTTCGAGACGGATCGTCAAGCGCCCGCGCAGCAAGCGTGAGCGCGCGTACTCCGCCGTCCTACGACCCCTGCGCGATGGACGGCTGCCGCACGATCCCAGCTTCAACGATCACACGCTCGCATGTGTGCTCTCTTGCCCGCGCTTTGCTTCCTACGCGAATGGCCTCATGCCTTCACGTGCGTTCAAAACAGCGCGCTCTTGTCACTCTCCAGCGCACCACGGCGAGGAGCGGCCGTCGTACCGGACCGCGGCTGCACACTTCGTCGGGCAGGCGTGATCTGCCGAGGCGCCTCGGACTCCGGAGCGAGGGCGGCGTCGACCATCGCGGGAGCGTCGGTCAAGGTCCAGGTATGCGCCGGGGACACCTCGTGTCCTTCTCGCTGGCTGGTGGTCCCTGCATGCTGCGAGCGCTTCGGCTCGGGTGATGGCGTCCCTTGCGCGCCGACCATCGCCCCCGACGTGTCGTGTCCTCTCCTGGACGGCTCCATCGGCGCACCTTCCGCCTCGTGCGCTCCGTCGTGCAGCACCATCGCCGCCGTGCAACCCACCGCCATGATCACTGCGCCGGCGAGCAGCGTCGTGCCGATCCAGCTCGTGTTCCGCGCTCTCCGGAGCTTCTGCGAGGCCGTCGTCTCGCACGCGGATCGGGTCGTGATCGCCAGACGGAACGCCTCCAGCATCTGCTGGACCGAGCGGAAACGCCGATGCGGCTCGGGGGCGAACGCGATGGCGAACCACCCGTCGAGCCCGTAAGGAAGCGAGTTCCGCAGCAGCGACGGCGACGGCGCCGTTTGCAGCAACAGCTTGGTGAGCACCTTGGACGGCGTGTCCCCTCGGAACGGCGAGAGCCCGGTGAGCGCCTCGTAGACGATCACCGCCAGCGACCAGAGATCCGCCTGCTCGTTGACCGGGAGACCCTGGAGCTGCTCCGGGCTCATGTACGAGAGCGTCCCGAGGATGGTGCCGTAGGCCGTGCGCGGCGGGAGATCCATCGACAGGTCCGGCCGCAACCCTTTGGCGAGCCCGAAGTCGGCCACCTTCACGCGGATCCGATCCCCGGGGCCGTCCACGAGGAGGAGATTGGACGGCTTCAGATCGCGGTGAATGATGCTGTCCTGGTGCGCGACGCCGAGCGCTTCTGCGACCTGCTCGAACAGCGTGAGCGTTTCGTCCACCGTCATCGGGCCGTACTTGTTGAGGTGCTCGCGCAGCGTCCGACCCTGGACGTACTCCATCACCATGTACGAGCCCAGGAAGGGGTCATGTCCCGTGTCGTGTGCTGCCACGACGTGGGTCGTCCGACCCGCGAGCCTCGCCTCGACCTGCGCCTCGAACCGGAAGCGCAGCCGGGTGAGCTCCTCGCCTGGCAGGTACTTCGGGATGAGCAGCTTCAGGGCGACCTGGGAGCGGAGTCGCGTGTCGAGCGCGCGCCACACCTCACCTGCGGCGCCTTGACCGATCCGCTCGAGGAGCAGGTAGCGCCCGCCCACCGTCCGCCCCGGACCGCCGCGCATCGACGAGCGTGGCGGCTCCTCCCCGGGCATGTGTGCGTCCAGCGTCTTCACGTCGGCATCCTGTGTTGAAGCCACTTCCGCGGTGTCGACATCTGATGTGATGCAGGGGGGGGTTGCCATGAGCCTCCATGGACTTGGTGCGACGCCTCGCGTGGCTGCGCAGGGCAGACAGGGCAGGTGTGGCACCAAACTCGGTCGACGCATCCGGGAGGGGGGGACTCTCTGGAAAAGCGAACGCTGTGCCGCTCCCTGGCCGGCCAGAAGTCCGTCCCGCTTTCGGCAGAGCCACCGCGGCACGAGAAACTTCACAGTTCTCTGGAAGCGGTGGCGCTTCGATGCCGGCGGCTGTGCTCTTCGGTGACGGCACACCGCGTCACCCGTACCGGCGATGCACACCGGGACGTCGGGCTGCGCTGACGTCTCTTCGCTTGCCTGCGCATCTCTGCACAGCGTCGCGTCGAGCAGTGATCCGACGGACGAGTGGGACCCGTGACGATCGCGGGCGCCCTGGACCGAGCGCCCTCACGACACCTCGTGCGTTGCATCCTGCGGGCCACACCTGGCGTGCTGCTCGCTGCGCGATGCGCCGGGGGCGCTCCCTTCTGCAGACGATGGGTCGCGCGCTCTAGGCTGCCCGGACGACCCGCGCGTGTCGCACCTGCAGCCAGCTTCGTGCTCCACCCTCGCCGGCGAAGAAGGCGAGCGGGTTGTCCCTGTCCTCCGCGAAGAGCTGGTACGCCATCAGCACCATCCGGATGATCAACCGCGCCTGAAAGCTCGCCCCGTGCACTGCGATCCCCCTCAAGGGCAGGTCGGTCGCCAGCCGCACCATCTTGCGGGTCGAGACGGGCACATCACCCATCTCCGACACGTCCAGCAGCGTGAGCACATGGCCGTATTGCGCTGCAACGAAGCGATCGTACGCGATGATCTGCTCCACCTCGTCGGGTGACACTGCGCCTCGCAGTGTGAGGCACAGGAGCCCCGACGGCTCCACCCACAAGACGTGCTGCCCGATGGCCGCCTTCTGCGCACCTCGGACGACGAGGCGCGAAGGTTCGGGTGATCTCGAAGCCCATCTTGGGGCGCTGTGTCGCATGATTCCCTCGGACGCGGGCTGGCCCATCGCAGCCCGCTCCTCGGCAGTAGCAATCTTGGTGCTCGCACTTCCGGTGAGGCGCCTCGCCCGGTGCGCTGCGCGCTGTGCGGTGGTGACTCGACCGATCCGACCGGCGCGGTCACCACGCTCGGTCGCCGCGCGACTTCAGCGCAGGGAACTCACGGGTGTGCCGGCTCGTATCACGGACCATGGCCCTTCGAGCGCTCC is part of the Chondromyces crocatus genome and encodes:
- a CDS encoding MYXO-CTERM sorting domain-containing protein → MVDPGQGMVSKRGRLAVVALLGLASLGAGGLPEFGPERTVSEESWRDEVSARRFVTVTSGSEGFLVGWRAGLPDVSASVARAIRLDSSGQPVDAHEFTLSARSGYQAGAPALAAGHDEYLALWHEPNFLGVAAQNSLLRAALVRPSPSPGDATRNPVIARFPVHNGSWDNGSLAVAFDDRVNRSTSNRYLVVHRAHEGLVAQWIDPVTRSAGQTTVLRGAPFLSSGFGDQLALACGAAGCLVVWKETDESHTRVLARTIAVQDAPDALGPVVEAWNPQPASPSTLELSADGDDYLLAIGTTAPMLGVIRLDSGGAPLAIQPVPLQMTGYVFGSALARSEAHHHLLAWHGMIGALPSVFSTTVNTASSSEPPIVTDVQIPVLNVHNESFASGLACSVQGPRCLLGYVSGEWGDMGQLFTVPLTRDRASVDGLPRQVPERPALQRAPSVACDRAGACFSVWHEPGQMTGGSGEVVGALLDGTSGDPLEFGVGPVNLFGASFVYAKLAVAAAPALGTSHRFAVAWTGTRDNRWQDEVGVLASLLNGSREPEPVTIIQPSTQRVFQGPALTASERYYLVAWVEQVNGEATRRCKAARLGFDENPATIPSVQVSLEPTTGEDAVPMETAPLAIYNGRDFVVVWEARRGGRTFLYGQRLTTGGAQLTTLGEPFELLETIPSDEGSAFALASDGEGSSLLVWNQADPSGSLLHSLKATRFSSVGDRLETPFVISEGPRAFRPRAVFDGNSYLVTWSDGSGDGELIHGAWIGKDGRRLSLESSPLSPHPSTDAAPATPREPALASAGGGRTMLVTVRDRFEDETGYVDMERVRAMWLGSPCNFEMPEVLCTATPCMEAGWCNPVTRLCEAQVPKPDFTACAGGLCVAGECVQRTPAPQPEPPPPSPDAASPTDASGCGCRTAGDAVPVAPSAPLTLLALLGLGLTRRRATSSRRRPTSDHP
- a CDS encoding serine/threonine-protein kinase translates to MKTLDAHMPGEEPPRSSMRGGPGRTVGGRYLLLERIGQGAAGEVWRALDTRLRSQVALKLLIPKYLPGEELTRLRFRFEAQVEARLAGRTTHVVAAHDTGHDPFLGSYMVMEYVQGRTLREHLNKYGPMTVDETLTLFEQVAEALGVAHQDSIIHRDLKPSNLLLVDGPGDRIRVKVADFGLAKGLRPDLSMDLPPRTAYGTILGTLSYMSPEQLQGLPVNEQADLWSLAVIVYEALTGLSPFRGDTPSKVLTKLLLQTAPSPSLLRNSLPYGLDGWFAIAFAPEPHRRFRSVQQMLEAFRLAITTRSACETTASQKLRRARNTSWIGTTLLAGAVIMAVGCTAAMVLHDGAHEAEGAPMEPSRRGHDTSGAMVGAQGTPSPEPKRSQHAGTTSQREGHEVSPAHTWTLTDAPAMVDAALAPESEAPRQITPARRSVQPRSGTTAAPRRGALESDKSALF
- a CDS encoding PAS domain-containing protein; this translates as MDVVLELFPEPIALLDRDLNLCERNAAWRRALPTEAQGELPSSLRMAVVSVLEGRLARAEVVVAAQGAAAPSHRCTVILVPGTETRALVHARPLGEGEDEARHRAIAEENEVLRAVIDAMPSLLFLKDRRGRYVMVNKAYADLYETTVEEILQRNQIDVHEGEEGEGYLRVDAEVIRTGREKTLVDRFTHRSGEVHHMQTTKRPIQRRSGEVQVLGFCIDITERYRAEQARDEAVRELSAAVEQAKREAEEKAALAAELDRRLAVIQTQNLEIMTLSAPILEMGASAIGVPLVGELDAQRTAALTERLLRTITDHQVQHVILDLTGIETVDTSTAGRLIGIVRTIGLLGAQAVITGIRPAVAQTLVTLGADLSGVVTQATPRAALRALERQRH